In one Brevinema andersonii genomic region, the following are encoded:
- a CDS encoding Panacea domain-containing protein, producing the protein MLQKLQKLLYMVYGIYLVEHEEGLFDEKPVCDNYGPLSLSTYKEHNQGNLDISIDFKDYNDVQDEIINDTIERVVEVFGKFKVSTLYDRSHRESGAWLKQEKNSKVRLRQRLMM; encoded by the coding sequence ATATTACAAAAGCTTCAAAAACTTCTTTATATGGTTTATGGTATTTACTTGGTAGAGCATGAGGAAGGATTATTTGATGAAAAGCCTGTATGCGATAATTACGGGCCTTTATCCCTTTCAACTTATAAAGAGCATAATCAAGGAAATCTAGATATTTCAATAGATTTCAAAGATTATAATGATGTTCAAGATGAAATAATTAATGATACCATTGAACGTGTTGTAGAAGTTTTCGGAAAATTTAAGGTATCAACTTTATACGATCGGTCTCATAGAGAAAGCGGAGCTTGGCTAAAACAAGAGAAAAATTCAAAAGTAAGGCTGCGACAGAGATTAATGATGTAA